In one Micromonospora polyrhachis genomic region, the following are encoded:
- a CDS encoding TauD/TfdA family dioxygenase, which produces MNETTLPLTIESDGTPITELIAGRRAEIRAALVEHGGVLFRGFDVGGVDGFDQVVRTLSGDPLTYTERSSPRSTIKGQVYTSTDYPPEEEIFLHNENSYQAAWPLTLYFYCITPPSSLGATPLADVRRVYREIDPAVREEFARRRWMVVRNFHPDFGTPWQHVFNTDDRDEIAAYGEKNGIKIEWFGKDGMRTTSVRDAIHFRPGSDEPRWFNHATFFHVSTLAKDLQEALLAMFGEEGLPTNTYYGDGGTIPADVMDHLRSVYRSASVRFDYHQDDVLVVDNMTAAHAREPFTGPRKIAVAMAEPYAPSTHQQEQ; this is translated from the coding sequence GTGAACGAGACAACCTTGCCGCTGACCATCGAGTCGGACGGCACCCCCATAACCGAACTGATCGCCGGTCGTCGCGCGGAGATCCGCGCGGCGCTGGTCGAGCACGGCGGCGTACTGTTCCGTGGTTTCGACGTCGGTGGGGTCGACGGCTTCGACCAGGTGGTCCGGACCCTGTCCGGGGACCCGCTGACCTACACCGAGCGCTCGTCACCCCGCAGCACGATCAAGGGTCAGGTCTACACCTCGACGGACTATCCGCCGGAGGAAGAGATCTTCCTGCACAACGAGAACTCGTACCAGGCGGCCTGGCCGTTGACGTTGTACTTCTACTGCATCACGCCGCCCAGCTCGCTCGGCGCCACCCCGCTGGCCGACGTCCGGCGGGTGTATCGGGAGATCGACCCGGCGGTACGGGAGGAGTTCGCCCGGCGGCGTTGGATGGTGGTGCGCAACTTCCACCCCGACTTCGGTACGCCGTGGCAGCACGTGTTCAACACCGACGACCGGGACGAGATCGCCGCCTACGGTGAGAAGAACGGCATCAAGATCGAATGGTTCGGTAAGGACGGCATGCGGACCACCTCGGTCCGCGACGCCATCCACTTCCGGCCCGGCAGCGACGAGCCGCGCTGGTTCAACCACGCCACCTTCTTCCACGTGAGCACCCTGGCCAAGGACCTCCAGGAGGCGCTGCTGGCCATGTTCGGCGAGGAGGGGCTGCCGACCAACACCTACTACGGCGATGGTGGCACCATCCCGGCCGACGTGATGGACCACCTGCGATCGGTGTACCGGTCCGCCTCGGTGCGGTTCGACTACCACCAGGACGACGTGCTGGTCGTGGACAACATGACCGCCGCGCACGCCCGTGAGCCGTTCACCGGTCCCCGCAAGATCGCGGTCGCGATGGCCGAGCCGTACGCCCCCTCCACCCACCAGCAGGAGCAGTGA
- a CDS encoding non-ribosomal peptide synthetase produces MTQAPREWTFPASGAQERVWIANQLDLESPVYNVPAFWKSPVGLTSAQITEMINQVVARHEALRTHLRTADGALVQVVQAAEPFELPITDVGDLTGQQRLDRVNGIGAELARQPIPLDQAPLWRGRLLRYADTEWVLAFVVHHAVFDSRSLMILTEELNLLAEAALAGTTARLPELSIQYADFSVWQHDQFAGAELDKQLTFWQDRLGDAPPVTALPLDRPRPAQLGFAGDEVRFELPAGLLDRVAEVGRSAAATPFMVLLTAYAALLSRLAASDDVVVGISTAGRDRPELDTLIGMFVNPLPLRCDVSSDPTGDELLLRVRDGLLEAMEYGQTPFQRVVEAVAPQRDPSVQPIFQVAFNYIPDSGIEPVALGTTKDDLAFDITTDTSRLLYRTDLFDRSTAEAIVRRYLRLLEALVADTTLRVSQLPLLDAVEQEVVLRTWNDTARETVETTLVAVIEEQVRRDPERTALVCAGETLSYAQLNARANRLARVLIGRGAGPESLVALAVPRSVELVVAILAVLKSGAAYVPVDTAYPAERIAFLLADAAPTLVLAAPETAQLVPADALVLGTAGDGTAVDGTDVDGVDADVTDADLTDAERIAPLHAANPAYVIYTSGSTGRPKGVVVEHRSVVAYLVWARQAYPGLAGAALLHSPVSFDLTVTGLLGPLTAGGSVRLAAIDDAAARVGGRPTFLKATPGHLPLLDGELSPTGDLVLGGEALASEALAAWRAANPDTTVTNEYGPTEATVGCVAARIAPGEQLPGGQVSIGSPVWNTEVYLLDAALQPVPPGVPGELYVAGDQVARGYLRRPAFTAERFLPCPFGAPGRRMYATGDVARWRTDGTIDYLGRSDHQVKIRGMRVELGEIESALLAHPEVTEAVVVVRADDLGESTLVGYVVATVGEAELAADLARTLPAHMVPTAFIPLDALPLTPNGKLDRAALPEPAAAAASVGHVAPRTDAERLVADIFSDILQVEQVGAEDDFFALGGNSLRGMRAMARIRAEVDVDLPMRSLFTYPVVADLAAQIEQSIAAELDDLSEAEVAALLAAQEGSSA; encoded by the coding sequence ATGACGCAGGCACCTCGGGAATGGACCTTCCCGGCTTCCGGCGCGCAGGAGCGGGTCTGGATCGCCAACCAGCTCGACCTCGAATCGCCGGTCTACAACGTACCGGCGTTCTGGAAGTCCCCGGTCGGACTGACCAGCGCGCAGATCACCGAGATGATCAACCAGGTCGTCGCCCGGCACGAGGCACTGCGCACCCACCTGCGTACCGCCGACGGGGCGCTGGTGCAGGTGGTCCAGGCCGCCGAGCCGTTCGAACTGCCGATCACCGATGTCGGTGACCTCACCGGCCAGCAGCGCCTGGACCGGGTGAACGGGATCGGCGCGGAGTTGGCCCGGCAGCCGATCCCGCTGGACCAGGCGCCACTGTGGCGCGGCCGGCTGCTGCGCTACGCCGACACCGAGTGGGTGCTGGCCTTCGTCGTACACCACGCGGTGTTCGACAGCCGGTCACTGATGATCCTCACCGAGGAGCTGAACCTCCTCGCCGAGGCGGCGCTCGCCGGTACGACGGCGCGGTTGCCGGAGCTGAGCATCCAGTACGCGGACTTCTCGGTGTGGCAGCACGACCAGTTCGCCGGGGCGGAGCTGGACAAACAGCTGACGTTCTGGCAGGACCGGCTGGGCGACGCCCCACCGGTGACCGCGCTGCCGCTGGACCGGCCCCGGCCGGCCCAGTTGGGCTTCGCCGGTGACGAGGTGCGCTTCGAACTGCCTGCCGGCCTGCTCGACCGGGTGGCCGAGGTGGGCCGGTCGGCGGCAGCGACGCCGTTCATGGTGCTGCTGACCGCGTACGCCGCGCTGCTGTCCCGGCTGGCCGCCAGCGACGACGTGGTCGTCGGGATCTCCACCGCCGGCCGGGACCGCCCCGAACTCGACACGCTGATCGGGATGTTCGTCAACCCGCTTCCGCTGCGGTGCGACGTCAGCAGCGACCCCACCGGTGACGAACTGCTGCTGCGGGTCCGCGACGGGTTGCTGGAGGCGATGGAGTACGGCCAGACGCCGTTCCAGCGGGTCGTGGAGGCGGTCGCCCCGCAGCGGGACCCGTCGGTGCAGCCGATCTTCCAGGTGGCGTTCAACTACATCCCGGACTCCGGCATCGAACCGGTGGCGCTGGGCACCACGAAGGACGATCTGGCGTTCGACATCACCACCGACACCAGCCGACTGCTCTACCGGACCGACCTGTTCGACCGGAGCACGGCCGAGGCCATCGTGCGTCGTTACCTCCGGCTGCTCGAAGCCCTCGTCGCCGACACCACACTCCGGGTGTCCCAACTCCCACTGCTCGATGCGGTGGAGCAGGAGGTGGTGCTGCGTACCTGGAACGACACCGCACGCGAGACCGTCGAGACCACCCTGGTGGCGGTCATCGAGGAGCAGGTCCGGCGTGACCCGGAGCGGACCGCCCTGGTCTGTGCCGGCGAGACGCTGAGCTACGCACAGCTCAACGCCCGGGCCAACCGGCTCGCCCGGGTGCTCATCGGCCGGGGCGCGGGGCCCGAGTCGCTGGTCGCGCTGGCGGTGCCGCGTTCGGTCGAGTTGGTCGTCGCGATCCTGGCGGTGCTGAAGTCCGGTGCCGCCTACGTTCCGGTCGACACCGCCTACCCGGCCGAGCGGATCGCGTTCCTGCTCGCCGACGCGGCGCCGACGCTGGTGCTGGCCGCCCCGGAGACCGCCCAGCTGGTGCCGGCGGACGCGCTGGTGCTCGGCACTGCGGGCGACGGGACCGCCGTCGACGGGACGGACGTCGACGGTGTCGACGCCGACGTGACCGACGCCGACCTGACCGACGCCGAGCGCATCGCGCCGCTGCACGCGGCCAACCCGGCGTACGTCATCTACACCTCGGGTTCCACCGGCCGCCCCAAGGGGGTCGTGGTCGAGCACCGCTCGGTCGTGGCCTACCTGGTCTGGGCCCGGCAGGCGTACCCGGGTCTGGCCGGTGCCGCGCTGCTGCACTCGCCGGTCTCGTTCGACCTCACCGTCACCGGGCTGCTCGGCCCGCTGACCGCGGGCGGCTCGGTCCGGCTGGCCGCCATCGACGACGCCGCCGCCCGGGTGGGCGGTCGCCCCACGTTCCTGAAGGCCACTCCGGGACACCTGCCGTTGCTGGACGGCGAACTGTCGCCCACCGGTGACCTGGTCCTCGGCGGCGAGGCGTTGGCCAGCGAGGCACTGGCCGCCTGGCGGGCGGCGAACCCGGACACCACGGTGACCAACGAGTACGGCCCCACCGAGGCGACTGTGGGCTGCGTCGCCGCCCGGATCGCACCGGGCGAGCAGTTGCCCGGCGGGCAGGTCAGCATCGGTAGTCCGGTGTGGAACACCGAGGTGTACCTGCTCGACGCGGCCCTGCAACCGGTGCCGCCCGGCGTGCCGGGTGAGCTGTACGTCGCCGGCGACCAGGTCGCCCGGGGCTATCTGCGCCGCCCGGCGTTCACCGCCGAACGGTTCCTGCCCTGCCCGTTCGGGGCCCCGGGGCGGCGGATGTACGCCACCGGGGACGTGGCCCGGTGGCGGACGGACGGGACGATCGACTACCTCGGCCGCTCGGACCACCAGGTCAAGATCCGGGGTATGCGGGTCGAGTTGGGCGAGATCGAGTCGGCGTTGCTGGCCCATCCCGAGGTGACCGAGGCGGTGGTGGTCGTCCGCGCCGACGACCTGGGGGAGTCCACCCTGGTCGGCTATGTGGTGGCCACGGTCGGCGAGGCGGAACTCGCCGCCGACCTGGCCCGTACCCTGCCCGCCCACATGGTCCCGACCGCCTTCATTCCGTTGGACGCGCTGCCGTTGACGCCGAACGGCAAGCTGGACCGGGCCGCGCTGCCCGAGCCGGCGGCGGCAGCCGCGTCGGTGGGCCACGTGGCCCCGCGTACCGACGCGGAGCGGCTGGTCGCCGACATCTTCAGCGACATCCTGCAGGTGGAGCAGGTCGGCGCGGAGGACGACTTCTTCGCCCTCGGCGGTAACTCGCTGCGTGGGATGCGGGCGATGGCCCGGATCCGCGCCGAGGTCGACGTCGACCTGCCCATGCGGTCGCTGTTCACCTATCCCGTGGTCGCCGACCTCGCCGCCCAGATCGAGCAGTCGATCGCCGCCGAGCTCGACGACCTGTCCGAAGCCGAAGTCGCCGCCCTGCTCGCGGCGCAAGAGGGAAGTTCTGCATGA
- a CDS encoding MbtH family protein produces the protein MSEPRFVVVRNDEEQYSIWSADRELPPGWHDAGFTGTRAECLAHVDEVWTDMRPRSVREAAR, from the coding sequence ATGAGCGAGCCCCGTTTTGTCGTCGTCCGTAACGACGAGGAGCAGTACTCGATCTGGTCGGCCGACCGGGAGCTTCCCCCGGGCTGGCACGACGCCGGGTTCACGGGCACCCGGGCCGAGTGCCTGGCGCACGTGGACGAGGTCTGGACCGACATGCGGCCCCGGTCGGTACGGGAGGCCGCCCGATGA
- a CDS encoding beta/gamma crystallin domain-containing protein codes for MRKRLKQFTLGAAAALALTFALPASPAFAINSVACGNRTDFLKLDISLGGGLGTNRCFANSGAVAVDIGGVYQITSGNNKVTVNYQFGSQYYTSTLEKWQGVGFGSNTVSVYEVRIW; via the coding sequence ATGAGAAAGCGTCTGAAGCAGTTCACCCTTGGAGCGGCGGCCGCCCTCGCCCTGACCTTCGCGCTTCCAGCAAGCCCTGCCTTCGCCATAAACTCGGTCGCCTGCGGAAACCGGACGGACTTCCTCAAGCTTGACATCTCGTTGGGTGGAGGGTTGGGCACCAATAGGTGCTTCGCCAACTCCGGCGCTGTGGCGGTGGACATCGGCGGCGTCTACCAGATCACGTCGGGCAACAACAAGGTGACGGTCAACTACCAGTTCGGTAGCCAGTACTACACGAGCACTCTGGAGAAATGGCAGGGAGTCGGCTTCGGCAGCAACACTGTCAGCGTGTACGAGGTGCGGATCTGGTGA
- a CDS encoding non-ribosomal peptide synthetase/MFS transporter, with amino-acid sequence MTDLKDAERTAAREALIAQRLRKRRAASAAVTIAPRPAGTVPPLSFAQERVWFMDQIAPGEAAYHIAVPLRVRGPLDVDTLRTALAGLTQRHEALRTRFPADEDGRPLVVVADAVEVPLRVVDAVDEAAAQALVDDAVLEPFDLANGPLLRALLIRITDDDHVLLLTKHHIVGDGWSVDVLIRDLIALYQDRPLPELPVQYGDFAHWEAQSLDGAQSRAHLDYWIQRLSGITPLELPLDLPRPATQTYRGDFVEFTVDGEVTEGLAELTRAGGGTLFMTLLAAYQVLLARHSRQDDFAVGASVAGRSAPELENVVGMFINMLPMRAELAGDPAFTELLARTRQGVLDGFEHAEVPFAKVVQELNLPRDVSRSPVFQSMFVLQNYEMGRFAQASESTAVTFEWTPMELRATRFDFELHLVEVTGGLWGKLVYNTDLFERATVQRMADRFRALLRSIVTNPAARVSELDLLAPQERGLLLDTLNDTSSAFPDTATLHGLVEEQAARTPDAVAVTFEGRSVSYAELSAMANRIAHRLRAEGVGPETLVGVCAERSVELVAGLLGVLKAGGGYLPLDPEYPADRLAFMVADAAVPVVLVLDRLRDVLPATDARILALDDESEWADQPTHDPEPTATASNLAYVIYTSGSTGRPKGVPNTHRGIVNRLDWMQKRYGLGGDDAVLQKTPASFDVSVWEFFWPLQTGARIVLAKPGGHKDAGYLRDLLISERVTTTHFVPSMLTVFLGEDGIEACTSLRRVICSGEELPLAAAIDFTGRFPHCELHNLYGPTEAAVDVSSWHCAPAALAGLTSVPIGTPIDNLRLYVLDEQLNPAPVGVSGELYIGGVGLARGYHRRASLTAERFVPDPFATTPGARLYRTGDLARWRAADPAADPAGASPNHESSIGSPDAAPSAVIEFLGRIDHQVKLRGLRIELGEIESALRDQDGVTDAVVIVREDVPGDKRLTAYVVGSAQSADLRVALKDSLPEYMVPNAFVTLDVLPLTPNGKLDRKALPAPVVSRESSVELVEPRDETERMLAQMWSEVLAVPTLGIDDDFFDLGGHSMLATQVVAKIRKVNQNGRAVGVMDLFQHRTIRDLAAFMTGSAEDDGPRRLLYELTKPIPAGKRTLTYVCVPYGGGSAIVYQPLADALPSGHSLYSLAIPGHDVGLDEDGLPFDELTSRVADEIVERIEGPIALYGHCGVGSAITAEVARKVEAAGREIDAIYIGAMFPFARPKGPFSAIRNKLEALKSNRHYADWLKSMGVDTEELDPEQADRIISNMRADSRASEEYFTGLLDRGAEKLRAPIISVVGSEDPVTDYFTERYIEWQFLSDTLGLVVLDQAGHFFLKYRAEELAAIVTTVHPAVVAGDISAMGPEARGELAAWTVRDRWQADAVAATGRKVVKPSMGRFVAVTLGQVVSTTGSALTAFALPIWLYQTTNSVTNLGLLWALALLCGVLMLPLAGAITDRVNRRRIMMIASCTSGSLQVILAALLWSDNLQLWHIYLLVSLSQVASSFQRIAFQSAVPQLVPKRYLGHAMGITQMSNGFAMLMMPVIAAGLLAAIGLKGILLIDIGSYIFAVVALAFIRFPDLLGWRPKERLLVAIVNGLRYSWNHRGFRLMLGYFSLGNIFLAPALVLITPLVLSFATQTQVAQVALAEALGGIAGGVLMSLWGGPRHRRMIGVLIGNFGTAIGCFLIGVHPSVVAIGIGVFWMAMAMTTAQGIYATIVQVKVPQRYHGRVFALNQTISWSTLPIGFALVAPGASALFEPMFAPGGALADSVGALIGVGEGRGIGFSYLVFGVLLMLVTCGGFMIKTLRRFDTEVPDSLPDDLIGAQERERRLAEAKVDGEKVSVG; translated from the coding sequence ATGACCGACCTGAAGGACGCCGAGCGGACCGCCGCCCGGGAGGCGCTGATAGCGCAACGGCTGCGCAAACGCCGAGCCGCATCAGCCGCCGTCACCATCGCACCGCGGCCGGCGGGCACCGTCCCGCCGCTCTCCTTCGCCCAGGAGCGGGTCTGGTTCATGGACCAGATCGCTCCGGGCGAGGCCGCCTACCACATCGCCGTACCACTGCGGGTCCGTGGCCCGCTCGACGTGGACACGCTGCGGACGGCGCTGGCCGGGCTGACCCAGCGGCACGAGGCGCTGCGGACCCGCTTCCCGGCCGACGAGGACGGCCGACCACTGGTGGTCGTCGCCGACGCCGTCGAGGTGCCGCTGCGGGTCGTCGACGCTGTCGACGAGGCCGCCGCGCAGGCACTGGTCGACGACGCGGTGCTGGAGCCGTTCGACCTGGCCAACGGTCCGCTGCTGCGGGCACTGCTGATCCGGATCACCGACGACGACCACGTGCTGCTGCTGACCAAGCACCACATCGTCGGTGACGGCTGGTCGGTCGACGTGCTGATACGGGACCTGATCGCCCTGTACCAGGACCGCCCGCTGCCGGAGCTGCCGGTCCAGTACGGCGACTTCGCGCACTGGGAGGCGCAGTCGCTCGACGGTGCGCAGTCCCGGGCACACCTCGACTACTGGATCCAGCGGCTATCGGGCATCACCCCGCTGGAGCTGCCGCTCGACCTGCCCCGGCCGGCCACCCAGACCTATCGCGGTGACTTCGTGGAGTTCACCGTGGACGGCGAGGTCACCGAGGGGCTGGCCGAGTTGACCCGGGCTGGGGGCGGCACGCTGTTCATGACGCTGCTGGCCGCCTACCAGGTCCTGCTGGCCCGGCACTCCCGACAGGACGACTTCGCCGTCGGCGCGTCGGTCGCCGGCCGGTCCGCGCCGGAGCTGGAGAACGTCGTCGGCATGTTCATCAACATGCTGCCGATGCGCGCCGAACTCGCCGGCGATCCGGCCTTCACCGAACTGCTGGCCCGCACCCGGCAGGGGGTGCTGGACGGCTTCGAACACGCCGAGGTGCCGTTCGCCAAGGTGGTGCAGGAGCTGAACCTGCCACGCGACGTCAGCCGGTCGCCGGTGTTCCAGTCGATGTTCGTGTTGCAGAACTACGAGATGGGCCGGTTCGCGCAGGCGTCGGAGAGTACGGCGGTCACCTTCGAGTGGACCCCGATGGAGCTGCGGGCCACCCGGTTCGACTTCGAGCTGCACCTGGTCGAGGTCACCGGCGGGCTCTGGGGCAAGCTTGTCTACAACACCGACCTGTTCGAGCGGGCCACCGTGCAGCGGATGGCCGACCGGTTCCGCGCCCTGCTGCGGTCGATCGTCACCAACCCGGCCGCCCGGGTGTCGGAGCTGGACCTGCTGGCACCGCAGGAACGTGGGCTGCTGCTGGACACCCTCAACGACACCAGCAGCGCCTTCCCCGACACGGCCACCCTGCACGGCCTGGTCGAGGAGCAGGCCGCCCGGACCCCGGACGCGGTAGCGGTCACCTTCGAGGGGCGCTCGGTGTCGTACGCCGAGCTGAGCGCGATGGCCAACCGGATCGCCCACCGGCTGCGCGCCGAGGGCGTGGGGCCGGAGACCCTGGTCGGGGTCTGCGCGGAGCGTTCCGTCGAACTGGTCGCCGGGCTGCTCGGGGTGCTCAAGGCCGGTGGCGGCTACCTGCCGCTGGACCCGGAGTACCCGGCCGACCGGCTGGCGTTCATGGTCGCCGACGCGGCGGTACCGGTGGTGTTGGTGCTCGACCGGCTGCGGGACGTGCTGCCTGCCACCGACGCCCGGATCCTGGCGTTGGACGACGAGTCGGAGTGGGCCGACCAGCCCACGCACGACCCGGAGCCGACCGCCACCGCCAGCAACCTGGCGTACGTCATCTACACGTCGGGCTCGACCGGACGCCCGAAGGGGGTGCCGAACACCCACCGGGGCATCGTCAACCGACTCGACTGGATGCAGAAGCGGTACGGGTTGGGCGGCGACGACGCGGTGCTGCAGAAGACACCGGCCAGCTTCGACGTCTCGGTGTGGGAGTTCTTCTGGCCGTTGCAGACCGGGGCGCGGATCGTGCTGGCCAAGCCCGGCGGGCACAAGGACGCCGGCTACCTGCGCGACCTGCTGATCTCCGAGCGGGTCACCACCACGCACTTCGTACCGTCGATGTTGACGGTGTTCCTCGGTGAGGACGGGATCGAGGCGTGCACGAGCCTGCGTCGGGTGATCTGTAGCGGTGAGGAGCTGCCGCTGGCCGCCGCGATCGACTTCACCGGCCGGTTCCCCCACTGCGAGCTGCACAACCTGTACGGGCCGACCGAGGCCGCCGTGGACGTCAGCTCGTGGCACTGTGCCCCGGCGGCGCTGGCCGGGCTGACCAGCGTGCCGATCGGCACACCCATCGACAACCTGCGGCTGTACGTGCTGGACGAGCAGCTCAACCCGGCGCCGGTCGGGGTCAGCGGGGAGCTCTACATCGGTGGGGTGGGCCTGGCCCGGGGCTACCATCGGCGGGCCTCGCTGACCGCCGAGCGGTTCGTTCCCGACCCGTTCGCCACGACCCCGGGTGCCCGGCTCTACCGCACCGGTGACCTGGCCCGCTGGCGGGCGGCGGATCCGGCGGCCGACCCGGCCGGGGCTTCGCCGAACCACGAGTCGAGCATCGGCTCACCGGACGCGGCACCGAGCGCCGTGATCGAGTTCCTGGGCCGGATCGACCACCAGGTCAAGTTGCGCGGCCTGCGGATCGAGCTGGGTGAGATTGAGAGCGCACTGCGTGACCAGGACGGGGTCACCGACGCCGTCGTGATCGTGCGGGAGGACGTACCCGGGGACAAGCGACTGACCGCGTACGTCGTCGGCTCGGCGCAGAGCGCGGACCTCAGGGTCGCGCTCAAGGACTCGCTGCCCGAGTACATGGTGCCGAACGCCTTCGTCACGCTGGATGTCCTGCCGTTGACGCCGAACGGCAAGCTGGACCGTAAGGCGTTGCCCGCTCCGGTGGTGTCCCGCGAGTCCTCCGTCGAACTGGTCGAGCCCCGGGACGAGACCGAGCGGATGCTGGCGCAGATGTGGTCGGAGGTGCTGGCCGTACCCACGCTCGGTATCGACGACGACTTCTTCGACCTGGGCGGCCACTCGATGCTGGCCACCCAGGTGGTCGCGAAGATCCGCAAGGTGAACCAGAACGGTCGTGCGGTCGGTGTGATGGACCTGTTCCAGCACCGGACGATCCGCGACCTGGCGGCCTTCATGACCGGGTCGGCCGAGGACGACGGGCCGCGTCGCCTGCTCTACGAGCTGACCAAGCCGATTCCGGCCGGGAAGCGGACACTGACCTACGTCTGTGTGCCCTACGGCGGCGGTAGCGCCATCGTCTACCAGCCGCTGGCCGACGCGCTGCCGTCCGGCCACTCGTTGTACTCGCTGGCGATCCCCGGGCACGACGTCGGACTCGACGAGGACGGCTTGCCCTTCGACGAGCTGACCAGCCGGGTCGCCGATGAGATCGTGGAGCGGATCGAGGGACCGATCGCGCTCTACGGTCACTGCGGCGTGGGTAGCGCGATCACCGCCGAGGTGGCGCGCAAGGTCGAGGCCGCCGGTCGGGAAATCGACGCCATCTACATCGGGGCGATGTTCCCGTTCGCCCGCCCGAAGGGGCCGTTCTCGGCGATTCGTAACAAGCTGGAGGCGCTCAAGAGTAACCGGCACTACGCCGACTGGCTGAAGTCGATGGGCGTCGACACCGAGGAACTGGACCCGGAGCAGGCTGACCGGATCATCAGCAACATGCGGGCCGACTCCCGGGCTTCGGAGGAGTACTTCACCGGCCTGCTCGACCGGGGAGCCGAGAAGCTGCGCGCACCGATCATCTCGGTGGTCGGCTCCGAGGATCCGGTGACCGACTACTTCACCGAGCGGTACATCGAGTGGCAGTTCCTCAGTGACACCCTCGGGCTGGTCGTGCTGGACCAGGCCGGGCACTTCTTCCTCAAGTACCGTGCGGAAGAACTCGCCGCGATCGTCACCACCGTGCATCCGGCGGTGGTGGCCGGCGACATCTCGGCGATGGGTCCGGAAGCCCGGGGTGAGTTGGCCGCCTGGACGGTCCGGGACCGGTGGCAGGCGGACGCGGTTGCGGCGACCGGCCGGAAGGTCGTCAAGCCGAGCATGGGTCGGTTCGTGGCGGTCACCCTCGGCCAGGTGGTCTCGACCACCGGGTCGGCGCTGACCGCGTTCGCGCTGCCGATCTGGCTCTACCAGACCACCAACTCGGTGACCAACCTCGGTCTGCTGTGGGCGTTGGCACTACTCTGCGGCGTGCTCATGCTGCCGCTGGCGGGAGCCATCACCGACCGGGTGAACCGGCGTCGGATCATGATGATCGCCAGCTGCACCTCCGGCTCGTTGCAGGTGATCCTCGCTGCCCTGCTCTGGTCGGATAATCTCCAGCTCTGGCACATCTACCTGCTGGTGTCACTGAGTCAGGTGGCGTCGTCGTTCCAGCGGATCGCCTTCCAGTCGGCCGTACCGCAGCTGGTGCCCAAGCGCTACCTCGGGCATGCCATGGGCATCACCCAGATGTCCAACGGTTTCGCGATGCTGATGATGCCGGTCATCGCGGCGGGCCTGCTGGCCGCGATCGGCCTCAAGGGCATCCTGCTGATCGACATCGGCAGCTACATCTTCGCCGTGGTGGCGCTGGCCTTCATCCGCTTCCCCGACCTGCTCGGCTGGCGGCCGAAGGAGCGGTTGCTGGTGGCGATCGTCAACGGCCTGCGCTACTCGTGGAACCACCGGGGCTTCCGGTTGATGCTCGGCTACTTCTCGCTGGGCAACATCTTCCTAGCCCCGGCACTGGTGCTGATCACCCCGCTGGTGCTGTCGTTCGCGACCCAGACGCAGGTGGCGCAGGTCGCCCTGGCGGAGGCGCTCGGCGGCATCGCGGGTGGTGTGCTGATGTCGCTCTGGGGTGGTCCCCGGCACCGGCGGATGATCGGGGTGCTGATCGGCAACTTCGGTACCGCCATCGGCTGCTTCCTGATCGGCGTGCACCCGTCGGTCGTCGCCATCGGCATCGGCGTGTTCTGGATGGCCATGGCGATGACCACCGCGCAGGGCATCTACGCCACGATCGTGCAGGTCAAGGTGCCGCAGCGGTACCACGGTCGGGTGTTCGCACTCAACCAGACGATTTCGTGGTCGACGTTGCCGATCGGGTTCGCGCTGGTGGCCCCCGGGGCGAGTGCGTTGTTCGAGCCGATGTTCGCCCCGGGCGGCGCGCTTGCCGACTCGGTCGGCGCACTGATCGGTGTCGGTGAGGGCCGGGGGATCGGCTTCTCGTACCTGGTGTTCGGGGTGCTGCTGATGCTGGTGACGTGCGGCGGCTTCATGATCAAGACGCTGCGCCGGTTCGACACCGAGGTGCCCGACTCCCTGCCCGACGACCTGATCGGCGCGCAGGAGCGGGAACGGCGCCTGGCTGAGGCGAAGGTCGACGGCGAGAAGGTCTCGGTCGGCTGA